In Cyanobium sp. AMD-g, one genomic interval encodes:
- the menB gene encoding 1,4-dihydroxy-2-naphthoyl-CoA synthase, with amino-acid sequence MTPVPPPLPSWTSAGDYSDIRFETSGDGIARISLNRPEKRNAFRPLTVQELCDAFNRVRDDPSIGVVLFTGEGPAADGVWAFCAGGDQSVRGDGGYLDASGLPRLNVLDLQRIIRSLPKVVIALVAGYAIGGGQVLHLLCDLSLAAENAVFGQTGPRVGSFDGGFGAGYLARVVGQRKAREIWFLCRRYNADQALAMGLVNAVVPLEDLEHQGVAWAREVLQHSPTAIRCLKAAFNAETDGLAGIQELAGQATHLFYRTSEGQEGRNAFLEKRDPDFSEAPWLP; translated from the coding sequence ATGACCCCCGTTCCCCCGCCCCTGCCGAGCTGGACCAGCGCCGGCGACTACAGCGACATCCGCTTCGAGACCAGCGGCGACGGGATCGCCCGGATCAGCCTCAACCGGCCCGAGAAGCGCAACGCCTTCCGGCCGCTCACGGTGCAGGAGCTCTGCGATGCCTTCAACCGGGTGCGGGACGACCCCTCCATCGGTGTGGTGCTGTTCACCGGCGAGGGGCCGGCCGCCGACGGCGTCTGGGCCTTCTGCGCCGGAGGCGACCAGAGCGTGCGCGGCGATGGGGGCTACCTCGACGCCTCGGGGCTGCCGCGGCTGAACGTGCTCGACCTGCAGCGGATCATCCGCAGCCTGCCCAAGGTGGTGATCGCCCTGGTGGCCGGCTACGCCATCGGTGGCGGCCAGGTGCTGCACCTGCTCTGCGACCTGAGCCTGGCGGCCGAGAATGCCGTCTTCGGCCAGACCGGGCCGCGGGTGGGCAGCTTCGATGGCGGCTTCGGCGCCGGCTACCTGGCCCGGGTGGTGGGCCAGCGCAAGGCCCGCGAGATCTGGTTCCTCTGCCGGCGTTACAACGCCGATCAGGCCCTGGCCATGGGGCTGGTGAACGCCGTGGTGCCCCTGGAGGATCTGGAGCACCAGGGGGTGGCCTGGGCCCGGGAGGTGCTGCAGCACAGCCCCACGGCGATCCGTTGCCTCAAGGCCGCCTTCAACGCCGAAACCGACGGCCTTGCCGGGATCCAGGAACTGGCGGGCCAGGCCACACATCTGTTTTACCGGACCAGCGAAGGCCAGGAGGGACGCAATGCCTTCCTGGAGAAACGGGACCCGGACTTTTCCGAAGCGCCCTGGCTGCCCTGA